A single region of the Salipaludibacillus sp. LMS25 genome encodes:
- a CDS encoding amidohydrolase: protein MRKIFDSHLHIIDPRFPLIKNQDFLPEPFTCQDYKERVDDLQIVGGAVVSGSFQGFDQTYLIDALQALGKNFVGVTQLPYGISDEDILELNNAGVRALRFNVQRSGNDVLSKLNDVAKRVYELAGWHVELYIDSNYLPEIVTTLESLPAVSIDHLGLSKEGLKHLFYLVDKGVRVKATGFGRGNLDIEKTLKSIYAINPAALMFGTDLPSTRAKRPYDHSDIELVYNALSTSQAENVLYKNALDWYLTKR, encoded by the coding sequence ATGAGAAAAATTTTTGACTCCCACCTTCATATCATTGACCCACGATTTCCGTTAATAAAAAATCAAGATTTTCTTCCTGAGCCTTTTACTTGTCAGGATTATAAGGAGAGAGTTGATGATTTGCAAATTGTTGGCGGAGCCGTTGTCTCAGGGTCTTTTCAAGGTTTTGACCAAACCTATCTCATTGATGCCCTACAGGCATTAGGAAAAAATTTCGTTGGGGTAACGCAATTACCTTATGGCATCTCAGATGAAGACATTCTAGAACTCAATAATGCTGGTGTTAGAGCCCTACGGTTTAATGTTCAACGAAGTGGAAACGACGTCCTATCTAAATTAAATGATGTGGCAAAGAGGGTATATGAATTAGCCGGCTGGCATGTAGAATTATATATTGATTCTAACTATTTGCCGGAAATAGTCACCACTTTAGAAAGTCTCCCGGCCGTTTCAATCGATCACTTAGGTTTATCTAAAGAAGGTCTTAAACACCTTTTCTACTTGGTAGATAAAGGGGTAAGAGTTAAGGCAACAGGTTTTGGTAGAGGGAACCTTGATATTGAGAAGACATTAAAATCCATTTATGCTATCAACCCTGCTGCTCTTATGTTTGGTACTGATTTACCATCCACAAGAGCTAAACGACCATATGATCATTCTGATATTGAATTAGTTTACAACGCTTTATCAACCTCACAAGCTGAGAACGTTTTATATAAAAATGCATT